From one Lycium ferocissimum isolate CSIRO_LF1 chromosome 7, AGI_CSIRO_Lferr_CH_V1, whole genome shotgun sequence genomic stretch:
- the LOC132064381 gene encoding importin subunit alpha-4: protein MSLRPNTRTEVRKKSYKIGVDADEARRRREDNLVEIRKNKREDNLLKKRREGLLLQSQQLPDAAQTPAAIEKRLESIPVMVQGVWSEDPAAQIEATTHFRKLLSIERSPPIDEVIKAGVIPRFVEFLGRHDLPQLQFEAAWALTNVASGTSEHTRVVIDHGAVPMFVQLLSSASDDVREQAVWALGNVAGDSPSCRDLVLNQGALMPLLAQLNEQSKLSMLRNATWTLSNFCRGKPPTPFEAVKPALPVLQQLIHTNDEEVLTDACWALSYLSDGPNDKIQAVIEAGVCPRLVELLLHPSPTVLIPALRTAGNIVTGDDAQTQYVIDNQVLPCLYQLLTQNHKKSIKKEACWTISNITAGNRAQIQAVIEANIILPLVHLLQNAEFDIKKEAAWAISNATSGGSNDQIRFLASQGCIKPLCDLLICPDPRIVTVCLEGLENILKVGEVDKEAGVNGGVNLYAQMIDECDGLDKIENLQTHDNNEIYEKAVKILEKYWAEEDEEQNLPDGVDGNQQGFQFGNNQPNVPAGGFKFG from the exons ATGTCGCTTAGACCCAACACTCGTACTGAAGTTCGTAAGAAATCTTACAAAATTGGGGTTGATGCAGATGAAGCCCGTAGAAGAAGAGAAGACAATTTGGTTGAGATCAGAAAGAATAAACGTGAAGATAATCTACTTAAGAAGCGTAGAGAAGGTCTTCTTCTTCAGTCTCAACAATTGCCTGATGCTGCTCAAACACCTGCTGCTATTGAAAAAAGG CTGGAAAGTATTCCTGTTATGGTCCAAGGAGTATGGTCAGAAGATCCCGCGGCGCAAATCGAAGCAACTACACATTTTAGGAAGCTTTTATCGATTG AGCGCAGCCCTCCAATTGATGAGGTAATTAAAGCTGGAGTTATCCCTCGATTCGTAGAATTCCTCGGACGGCATGACCTACCTCAGCTTCAA TTTGAAGCTGCCTGGGCGTTGACAAATGTTGCATCTGGGACATCAGAACATACTCGTGTTGTGATTGACCATGGAGCTGTTCCTATGTTTGTACAACTTCTTAGCTCAGCCAGTGATGATGTCCGTGAACAG GCAGTCTGGGCTTTGGGCAATGTTGCTGGTGATTCCCCAAGTTGTAGAGATCTTGTTCTAAATCAGGGTGCGCTGATGCCATTGCTAGCTCAGTTGAATGAACAGTCAAAGCTTTCAATGCTAAGAAATGCAACATGGACTCTTTCTAACTTTTGTCGAGGCAAACCACCAACACCATTTGAGGCA GTCAAACCTGCATTGCCCGTTCTTCAACAACTTATCCACACGAATGATGAAGAAGTCTTGACAGATGCTTGCTGGGCTCTTTCTTATTTATCTGATGGCCCAAATGATAAGATTCAGGCTGTAATCGAGGCAGGTGTCTGTCCACGACTAGTGGAGCTTCTTCT TCATCCATCGCCTACCGTTCTCATACCTGCTCTCCGTACCGCGGGAAATATTGTTACTGGTGATGATGCTCAAACACAG TATGTGATTGACAACCAAGTCTTGCCATGTCTGTATCAATTGTTAACTCAAAATCACAAGAAAAGCATCAAGAAGGAAGCATGTTGGACTATCTCTAACATCACTGCTGGAAACAGAGCCCAAATACAG GCTGTTATTGAGGCAAATATTATTCTTCCCTTGGTACACCTATTGCAAAATGCAGAATTTGACATTAAGAAGGAGGCAGCATGGGCTATCTCAAATGCTACCTCTGGAGGATCTAATGACCAGATTAG GTTCTTGGCAAGTCAAGGTTGCATTAAGCCACTATGTGATCTCCTAATTTGCCCCGATCCCAGAATCGTTACAGTATGCTTGGAGGGGCTCGAGAATATTCTGAAGGTGGGCGAGGTGGACAAAGAAGCCGGCGTGAATGGTGGAGTCAATCTGTATGCACAAATGATAGATGAATGTGATGGATTGGATAAGATTGAGAATCTCCAAACTCACGACAACAACGAGATTTATGAGAAAGCTGTAAAGATCTTGGAGAAATACTGGgctgaagaagatgaagagcaaaATCTTCCTGATGGGGTTGACGGGAATCAGCAAGGTTTTCAATTCGGAAACAACCAGCCTAATGTTCCTGCAGGGGGATTCAAGTTTGGTTAG